In Burkholderia contaminans, the following proteins share a genomic window:
- the ftsL gene encoding cell division protein FtsL, with translation MSRFNIFLLIIVMGCALSVVNSTNQQRQIFIQLQRAQSQERQLQQDYAQLQYQQSALSKTSRIEQLANDSLKMQPITTGRTQYLTLPPGAAKAIDAPIPASADTAGKGKGGAR, from the coding sequence ATGAGCCGCTTCAACATCTTCCTGCTGATCATCGTGATGGGTTGCGCGCTGTCGGTCGTCAATTCGACGAACCAGCAGCGCCAGATCTTCATCCAGCTGCAGCGTGCGCAGTCGCAGGAGCGTCAGCTCCAGCAGGACTACGCGCAGCTTCAATATCAGCAGAGCGCGCTGTCGAAGACGTCGCGCATCGAGCAGCTCGCGAACGATTCGCTGAAGATGCAGCCGATCACGACCGGCCGCACGCAATACCTGACGCTGCCGCCGGGCGCCGCGAAGGCGATCGATGCGCCGATCCCGGCTTCGGCGGACACGGCAGGCAAGGGCAAGGGAGGCGCGCGATGA
- a CDS encoding peptidoglycan D,D-transpeptidase FtsI family protein: MKPSQQRQNVKFSSSPVLGVHLPMWRSKLVVFLLFMAFVALAARAFWIQGPGNAFYRKQGESRYQRTLDLPATRGKILDRNGLVLATSLPVRAIWAIPDAVPDDLDADKVNQLGKLLGMTSKELRVKLSEDKGFVYVKRQVPIDVADKVAALDIPGIYQRNEYKRFYPEGEITAHLIGFTNVEDEGQEGVELGDQKLLSGTSGVRRVIKDRMGHIVEDVAEQIPPHNGTDVDLSIDSKIQYIAYANLKAAVEKFKAKAGAAMVVDVRTGEVLALVNYPTYNPNDRSRMTGEQLRNRIMTDVFEPGSIMKPFTVSLALDLHRVTPNTLVETGNGHFVLDGAPITDDAGFGTLTVGGVIQKSSNIGATKIAMTMRPEEMWNMYTSIGLGQAPKVGFPGAVAGRLRPWKSWRRIEQATMSYGYGLSVSLFQLARAYTAIAHDGELMPVTIFKTDPNQPVAGTQVFNPTTAREVRAMLETVVAPGGTSPDAAVPGYRVGGKSGTAYKHEGHGYTRKYRASFVGMAPMPNPRIVVAVSVDEPTAGSHFGGQVSGPVFSAIAGDTMRALNVPPNMPIKQLVVSDDSQAAPSATGPQKLPAGGGAKHMIVSSTTRNSPGVVR; encoded by the coding sequence ATGAAGCCGTCCCAGCAGCGCCAGAACGTGAAGTTCTCGTCGAGCCCCGTGCTGGGCGTGCATCTGCCGATGTGGCGCTCGAAGCTCGTCGTGTTCCTGCTGTTCATGGCGTTCGTCGCGCTGGCCGCGCGCGCGTTCTGGATCCAGGGGCCCGGCAACGCGTTCTATCGGAAGCAGGGCGAAAGCCGCTACCAGCGCACGCTGGATCTGCCGGCCACGCGTGGCAAGATTCTCGACCGTAACGGGCTCGTGCTCGCGACGAGCCTGCCCGTGCGCGCGATCTGGGCGATTCCCGACGCGGTGCCGGACGATCTCGATGCCGACAAGGTCAACCAGCTCGGCAAGCTCCTCGGCATGACGTCGAAGGAACTGCGCGTGAAGCTGTCGGAAGACAAGGGTTTCGTCTACGTGAAGCGCCAGGTGCCGATCGACGTCGCGGACAAGGTCGCCGCGCTCGACATTCCCGGCATCTACCAGCGCAACGAATACAAGCGCTTCTATCCGGAAGGCGAGATCACCGCTCACCTGATCGGCTTCACGAACGTCGAGGACGAAGGGCAGGAGGGCGTCGAGCTGGGTGACCAGAAGCTGCTGTCCGGCACGTCGGGCGTGCGTCGCGTGATCAAGGACCGGATGGGGCACATCGTCGAGGACGTCGCCGAGCAGATCCCGCCGCACAACGGCACCGACGTCGACCTGTCGATCGACAGCAAGATCCAGTACATCGCGTACGCGAACCTGAAGGCCGCCGTGGAGAAGTTCAAGGCGAAGGCCGGCGCGGCGATGGTGGTCGACGTGCGCACCGGCGAGGTGCTCGCACTCGTCAACTACCCGACGTACAACCCGAACGACCGCTCGCGCATGACGGGCGAGCAGTTGCGCAACCGGATCATGACCGACGTGTTCGAGCCGGGCTCGATCATGAAGCCGTTTACGGTATCGCTCGCGCTCGACCTGCACCGCGTGACGCCGAACACGCTCGTCGAGACGGGCAACGGGCATTTCGTGCTCGATGGTGCACCGATCACCGACGACGCGGGTTTCGGCACGCTGACGGTCGGCGGCGTGATCCAGAAGTCGAGCAACATCGGCGCGACGAAGATCGCGATGACGATGCGGCCCGAGGAAATGTGGAATATGTATACGAGCATCGGCCTCGGCCAGGCGCCGAAGGTCGGATTCCCGGGGGCGGTAGCCGGCCGCCTGCGTCCGTGGAAGAGCTGGCGCCGCATCGAGCAGGCGACGATGTCGTACGGCTACGGCCTGTCGGTGTCGCTGTTCCAGCTCGCGCGCGCCTATACGGCGATCGCGCATGACGGCGAGCTGATGCCCGTGACCATTTTCAAAACCGACCCCAACCAGCCGGTCGCGGGCACGCAGGTGTTCAACCCGACCACCGCGCGCGAAGTGCGCGCGATGCTCGAGACGGTGGTGGCGCCGGGCGGCACGTCGCCCGACGCGGCCGTGCCGGGCTATCGCGTCGGCGGCAAGAGCGGTACTGCGTACAAGCATGAAGGTCACGGCTATACGCGCAAGTACCGCGCGTCGTTCGTCGGGATGGCGCCGATGCCGAATCCGCGCATCGTCGTCGCCGTGTCGGTCGACGAGCCGACCGCCGGCAGCCACTTCGGCGGCCAGGTGTCCGGCCCCGTATTCTCGGCGATCGCCGGCGACACGATGCGTGCGCTGAACGTGCCGCCGAACATGCCGATCAAGCAGCTCGTCGTGTCTGACGATTCGCAGGCAGCACCTTCCGCGACGGGGCCGCAAAAGCTGCCCGCGGGTGGCGGTGCGAAGCATATGATCGTGTCCAGCACGACGCGTAATTCACCAGGAGTTGTTCGATGA
- a CDS encoding UDP-N-acetylmuramoyl-L-alanyl-D-glutamate--2,6-diaminopimelate ligase, giving the protein MSAARSSHPAHQQIAAALAWLRQHVAPAVQLHADTRSLEAGDVFFAYAVDGADNRAFIAEAVARGAAAVLYQPEGLDAAPAVPVSLAVPALDQLAGEIASGWYGDPSDSLLTVGVTGTNGKTSCTQWIATALTALHQPCAVIGTLGSGMPGQLVPTGFTTPDAPQLQRSLAQLRDAGAKAVAMEVSSHALHQGRVNGTAFDIAVFTNLTQDHLDYHGTFDAYEAAKAKLFAWRGLRAAVVNRDDAAGQRLLEKLAGRVRTIAYGIGDAPAPDADRELVALDVRATTTGTAFRLRSSWGDADVEVGTLGTFNVSNLLAVLGSLLATDVPFDAALAEIARLESVNGRMQRLGGRLQNDEPLVVIDYAHTPDALEKTLDALRPIATARGGRLVCMFGCGGDRDATKRPLMGAIAERLADETVVTSDNPRSEDPQRIIDQIVAGMTAPDHARRIEDRASAILQAVRGAAREDVVVLAGKGHEATQEIMGKKRTFSDQDHARLALAARATHGKGGAE; this is encoded by the coding sequence ATGAGCGCCGCTCGCAGTTCCCATCCGGCGCATCAGCAGATCGCAGCCGCGCTTGCGTGGCTGCGTCAGCATGTGGCCCCCGCAGTGCAACTGCATGCCGACACGCGCAGCCTCGAGGCGGGCGACGTGTTTTTTGCGTATGCGGTCGACGGGGCCGACAACCGCGCATTCATTGCCGAAGCAGTCGCGCGCGGTGCGGCCGCCGTGCTGTATCAGCCGGAAGGGCTGGACGCTGCGCCGGCGGTGCCCGTCTCACTGGCCGTGCCGGCGCTCGACCAGCTCGCCGGCGAGATCGCCAGCGGCTGGTACGGCGATCCGAGCGACAGCCTGCTCACGGTAGGAGTGACCGGCACGAACGGCAAGACCTCGTGCACGCAGTGGATCGCCACCGCGCTGACGGCGCTGCACCAGCCGTGCGCGGTGATCGGCACGCTTGGCAGCGGGATGCCCGGCCAGCTCGTGCCGACGGGTTTCACGACCCCCGACGCACCGCAACTGCAGCGTAGCCTCGCGCAATTGCGCGACGCGGGCGCGAAGGCCGTGGCGATGGAGGTGTCGTCGCACGCACTGCACCAGGGGCGCGTGAACGGTACGGCCTTCGACATCGCGGTGTTTACGAACCTCACGCAGGATCACCTCGACTATCACGGCACGTTCGATGCATACGAGGCCGCGAAGGCGAAGCTGTTCGCGTGGCGCGGCCTGCGCGCGGCGGTCGTCAACCGCGACGACGCAGCCGGACAGCGCTTGCTCGAGAAACTGGCCGGCCGCGTGCGCACGATCGCGTACGGGATCGGCGACGCACCGGCACCGGACGCCGATCGCGAACTGGTCGCGCTCGACGTGCGTGCCACCACGACCGGCACGGCGTTCCGCTTGCGTTCGTCGTGGGGCGACGCGGACGTCGAGGTCGGCACGCTCGGCACGTTCAACGTCAGCAACCTGCTCGCGGTGCTCGGTTCGCTGCTCGCGACCGACGTGCCATTCGACGCGGCGCTCGCCGAAATCGCACGGCTCGAGTCCGTCAACGGCCGGATGCAGCGGCTGGGCGGCCGTCTGCAGAACGACGAACCGCTGGTCGTGATCGACTACGCACACACGCCCGACGCGCTCGAAAAGACGCTCGACGCGCTGCGCCCGATCGCTACGGCGCGCGGCGGGCGGCTCGTCTGCATGTTCGGCTGCGGAGGCGATCGCGATGCGACGAAGCGCCCGCTGATGGGCGCGATCGCGGAGCGGCTTGCCGACGAAACCGTCGTCACGAGCGACAACCCGCGCAGCGAGGATCCGCAGCGCATCATCGACCAGATCGTCGCGGGCATGACCGCGCCCGATCACGCACGCCGTATCGAGGATCGCGCGAGCGCGATCCTGCAGGCCGTGCGCGGCGCGGCACGCGAGGATGTCGTCGTGCTGGCCGGCAAGGGCCACGAGGCCACGCAGGAAATCATGGGCAAGAAGCGTACGTTCTCCGACCAGGATCACGCGCGGCTCGCGCTGGCAGCGCGCGCGACGCACGGCAAGGGAGGCGCGGAATGA
- a CDS encoding UDP-N-acetylmuramoyl-tripeptide--D-alanyl-D-alanine ligase, producing the protein MTMLSLGEAARLIPGATVHGDAGVTFDRVSTDSRTAGPGDLFVALKGERFDAHDFLGDVAARGAAAALVAHVPAGVAMPAIEGGETRAALGALAHGWRTRFALPLVAVTGSNGKTTVKEMIASIFAAAVGADARLATAGNLNNDVGLPLTLLRLSAAHRLAVIEIGMNHPGETEVLARLTAPTVALVNNAQREHQEFMATVEAVALEHAAVIHALPPDGVAVFPADDAYAGIWRVAATGNRILDFALHDAERQTDAQVTGRLHGGELAIDTPAGAVTVRLRALGEHNARNALAATAAALGAGVALSAIKQGLESFEPVKGRLQVKQAIAGSLAGATVVDDTYNANPDSMRAAIDVLAAQPAPRVLVIGDMGEVGDEGPAFHREVGAYARERGIDVLFALGEASRDACTAYGDTARHFDDVGALVEALLAAGYGAQATLLVKGSRYMKMERVVDALTNQPAAGTAPAAH; encoded by the coding sequence ATGACGATGCTCAGTCTCGGCGAAGCCGCCCGCCTGATCCCCGGCGCGACCGTTCACGGCGACGCAGGCGTCACGTTCGACCGCGTATCGACGGACAGCCGCACGGCAGGCCCCGGCGACCTGTTCGTCGCATTGAAAGGCGAGCGCTTCGATGCGCACGACTTCCTCGGCGATGTCGCCGCGCGCGGCGCTGCGGCGGCGCTGGTCGCGCACGTGCCGGCGGGCGTCGCGATGCCGGCGATCGAAGGTGGTGAAACGCGTGCCGCGCTCGGCGCGCTTGCGCATGGCTGGCGCACACGATTCGCGCTGCCGCTCGTCGCGGTGACGGGCAGCAACGGCAAGACGACCGTCAAGGAAATGATCGCGTCGATCTTCGCGGCGGCGGTCGGCGCCGACGCGCGGCTCGCGACGGCCGGCAACCTGAACAACGATGTCGGCCTGCCGCTGACGCTGCTGCGCCTGTCGGCCGCGCATCGTCTCGCGGTGATCGAGATCGGGATGAACCACCCGGGCGAGACCGAAGTCCTCGCGCGCCTCACGGCGCCGACGGTCGCGCTCGTCAACAACGCGCAGCGCGAGCACCAGGAGTTCATGGCGACGGTCGAAGCCGTCGCGCTCGAACACGCGGCCGTGATTCACGCGTTGCCACCGGACGGCGTCGCGGTGTTCCCGGCCGACGATGCCTACGCGGGCATCTGGCGCGTCGCGGCGACCGGCAACCGGATTCTCGATTTCGCGCTGCACGATGCCGAACGGCAGACCGACGCGCAGGTCACGGGCCGCCTCCATGGAGGCGAACTCGCGATCGACACGCCCGCGGGCGCCGTCACGGTGCGGCTGCGCGCGCTCGGCGAGCACAACGCGCGCAACGCGCTGGCCGCCACGGCAGCGGCGCTGGGCGCCGGCGTTGCACTGTCGGCGATCAAGCAGGGCCTCGAATCGTTCGAACCGGTCAAAGGCCGGCTGCAGGTGAAGCAGGCGATCGCAGGCAGCCTCGCGGGGGCGACGGTCGTCGACGATACGTACAACGCGAATCCCGATTCGATGCGTGCCGCGATCGACGTGCTCGCCGCGCAACCGGCGCCGCGCGTGCTGGTGATCGGCGACATGGGCGAGGTCGGCGACGAAGGGCCGGCTTTCCATCGCGAGGTCGGTGCCTACGCGCGCGAGCGCGGGATCGACGTGCTGTTCGCGCTCGGCGAGGCGTCGCGCGATGCCTGCACGGCATACGGCGACACGGCCCGTCATTTCGACGACGTCGGCGCGCTGGTCGAGGCACTGCTCGCAGCGGGCTACGGCGCGCAGGCGACGCTGCTCGTGAAGGGCTCGCGGTACATGAAGATGGAGCGCGTGGTCGACGCGCTGACGAACCAACCCGCGGCGGGCACTGCGCCCGCTGCACACTGA
- the mraY gene encoding phospho-N-acetylmuramoyl-pentapeptide-transferase, with protein sequence MLLALAQWLQGDASFLRLFTYLTFRAVMATITALGIGLVCGPWVIRKLTQMKVGQAVRKDGPQTHLVKSGTPTMGGVLILIGIAVATLLWGDLTNRFIWIVMLVTFGFGVIGWVDDYRKVVHKDPRGMSSREKYFWQSVIGLFAAVYLAFSVSEANNVRVFDLFMAWVRSGLSMGLPARADLMLPFLKSISYPLGVWGFIVLTYFVIVGASNAVNLTDGLDGLVIMPVVLVGASLGVFAYVMGSAVYSKYLLFPHIPGAGELLIFCSAMGGAGLAFLWYNTHPAQVFMGDVGALALGGALGTVAVIVRQEIVLFIMGGIFVAETLSVMLQVSWFKYTKKRYGEGRRLLKMAPLHHHFELSGWKETQVVVRFWIITLMLCLFGLTTLKLR encoded by the coding sequence ATGCTGCTGGCGCTGGCGCAATGGCTGCAAGGAGACGCAAGCTTTTTGCGCTTGTTCACGTACCTCACGTTCCGTGCGGTGATGGCCACCATCACCGCGCTCGGGATCGGGCTCGTGTGCGGACCGTGGGTGATCCGCAAGCTGACGCAAATGAAGGTCGGTCAGGCCGTGCGCAAGGACGGTCCGCAGACGCACCTGGTCAAGTCCGGTACGCCGACGATGGGCGGCGTGCTGATCCTGATCGGCATCGCGGTCGCGACGTTGCTGTGGGGCGACCTGACGAACCGTTTCATCTGGATCGTGATGCTCGTCACGTTCGGTTTCGGCGTGATCGGCTGGGTCGACGATTACCGCAAGGTCGTCCACAAGGACCCACGCGGGATGTCGTCGCGCGAGAAGTATTTCTGGCAATCGGTGATCGGGCTGTTCGCGGCCGTCTACCTCGCCTTCAGCGTGTCGGAAGCGAACAACGTGCGCGTGTTCGACCTGTTCATGGCGTGGGTGAGGAGCGGCCTGTCGATGGGGCTGCCGGCACGCGCCGACCTGATGCTGCCGTTCCTGAAGTCGATCAGCTACCCGCTCGGCGTGTGGGGCTTCATCGTGCTGACGTACTTCGTGATCGTCGGCGCGAGCAACGCGGTGAACCTGACCGACGGCCTCGACGGCCTCGTGATCATGCCGGTCGTGCTGGTCGGTGCGTCGCTGGGTGTGTTCGCGTACGTGATGGGCAGCGCGGTCTATTCAAAATACCTGCTGTTCCCGCACATTCCGGGCGCGGGCGAACTGCTGATCTTCTGTTCCGCGATGGGTGGGGCAGGGCTCGCGTTCCTCTGGTACAACACGCACCCCGCGCAGGTGTTCATGGGTGACGTCGGCGCGCTGGCGCTCGGCGGCGCGCTCGGCACGGTCGCGGTGATCGTGCGCCAGGAAATCGTGCTGTTCATCATGGGCGGCATCTTCGTCGCGGAAACGCTGTCGGTGATGCTGCAGGTTTCGTGGTTCAAGTACACGAAGAAGCGCTACGGCGAAGGGCGGCGCCTGCTGAAGATGGCGCCGCTGCATCACCATTTCGAATTGTCTGGCTGGAAGGAAACGCAGGTGGTCGTGCGTTTCTGGATCATCACGCTGATGCTGTGCCTGTTCGGTCTGACCACCCTCAAGCTGCGGTAA